In one Mastacembelus armatus chromosome 19, fMasArm1.2, whole genome shotgun sequence genomic region, the following are encoded:
- the prdm9 gene encoding histone-lysine N-methyltransferase PRDM9, translating to MSERSNSVEWVDTTEEVVITEECLAPENTTLAVIPVLEPAETPIQRLLDTGGQGDNPEGEDGFNCEECLTLFQDPANINGPSFILDFPTSIGVPQRALLTLPYGLMIGRSSIPSAGVGVINHGLTVFPGMHFGPYEGEVITCENAMSSDFSWEIYKGTDEYEYIDATRESHSNWMRYIRCARNKEETNLLAVQYKGSILYHCCRAIHPGDELMVWPSSKLLSHFSEAWMQMWFMKLNATGSNTNATSQTFLCSHCQLSFTTEAFLQRHTEYLHTEPPGDCITPATKEAGPGDRTSTADSAASVVVLSVEPAESKTCGDCGKIFKQIPHLRRHKLCVHSNKRPYCCPQCRRTFSQASGLIRHQLVHRKQTGLNISIQNRIHSEKKEDLLESSEFCDTAALVVNDDSKEMNISENLQEAMDVTETESIAADDAETSQSNCSDCGKSFTNEASLKKHRVTVHEKLRPYVCTVCQKCFGQCNDLTRHLRCHQKENKTKEKLNAVEDPKDMPFGCAECLLTFSSVDTLQQHISEHHSEDTTVDNQEDDPLLVDDDQSHDPDFIPQHSVAETVESVQKLTSPRPQRVGVRSKISAITKLIAPKRRAVIFKKPLTTPAQTEQHQTELEASAVTNGTSTKYKWFTCNRCKRTYGNPDDLKAHKCSLRQHKCGQCGATFIKTGFLKRHEQTVHADAKSYSCDRCDKAFATSGNLKQHQKSNTCMKYHCTSELFACSYCQFSFTMKSYLIKHIKRHHPVEYVSHCDSDCPMEQPEVEDEEKKYTCPHCGKSCASAKVFKSHTCFQQVKVLYLCTDCGKGFTNHYGLKQHQRIHTGEKPYSCPHCTKSFSYTGQLNVHLRTHTGEKPYLCTHCGESFRQSGDLKRHERKHTGVRPYSCPECCKSFSRPQSLKAHQMLHLGQRMFKCTQCGKSFSRNYHLRRHHQKMHL from the exons ATGTCGGAGAGGAGCAACAGCGTGGAGTGGGTTGACACAACCGAGGAGGTTGTTATAACAGAGGAGTGCCTAGCCCCTGAAAACACCACTCTGGCAG TGATTCCTGTTTTAGAGCCAGCAGAAACACCCATCCAAAGGTTGCTGGACACTGGGGGACAGGGAGACAACCCCGAGGGAGAGGATGGCTTCA ATTGCGAGGAGTGTCTGACTCTCTTCCAGGATCCTGCAAACATCAATGGCCCATCTTTTATTCTTGACTTTCCAACAAGCATTGGTGTCCCCCAGAGGGCCCTCCTCACTCTTCCCTATGGCCTGATGATAGGCAGATCTAGTATTCCCAGTGCAGGTGTTGGGGTCATAAATCATGGACTAACAGTGTTTCCGGGAATGCATTTTGGACCATATGAGGGAGAAGTGATAACCTGTGAAAATGCAATGTCAAGTGACTTCTCGTGGGAG ATTTACAAAGGAACAGATGAGTATGAGTACATTGATGCTACCAGAGAATCCCACTCAAATTGGATGAG GTACATCAGGTGTGCTCGTAataaagaagaaacaaactTGTTGGCGGTCCAGTACAAAGGAAGCATCCTTTATCACTGCTGTCGTGCTATACACCCTGGGGATGAGCTCATGGTGTGGCCCAGCAGCAAACTTCTCTCCCATTTTAGTGAAGCTTGGATGCAGATGTGGTTTATGAAGTTGAATGCAACAG GGAGCAACACAAATGCAACATCTCAGACCTTCCTTTGCTCCCACTGTCAACTGTCCTTCACTACAGAGGCCTTCCTCCAGAGGCACACAGAATACTTACATACAGAGCCTCCCGGGGACTGTATAACACCTGCTACTAAAGAAGCGGGACCCGGAGATCGCACTTCCACTGCTGACTCTGCAGCATCCGTGGTGGTGTTATCTGTTGAACCTGCTGAGTCTAAAACATGTGGTGATTGTGGTAAGATTTTCAAGCAAATACCTCACCTGAGGAGGCACAAACTTTGTGTCCACTCAAATAAGCGCCCCTACTGCTGCCCACAGTGCAGGCGAACCTTTAGCCAGGCATCTGGCTTAATCAGACACCAGCTAGTTCACAGGAAACAGACTGGGTTAAACATTTCCATTCAGAACAGAATCCACAGTGAGAAGAAAGAGGACTTGTTAGAGAGCTCAGAATTTTGTGATACTGCAGCTCTAGTTGTAAATGATGACAGCAAGGAAATGAATATAAGTGAAAATCTACAAGAAGCAATGGATGTAACTGAAACTGAGAGCATTGCTGCAGATGATGCAGAAACATCCCAATCCAATTGTTCAGACTGTGGCAAGAGCTTCACAAATGAGGCCTCTTTAAAAAAGCATAGAGTGACAGTCCATGAGAAGCTACGTCCATATGTTTGCACTGTGTGTCAGAAGTGCTTTGGCCAATGCAACGACCTGACCAGGCACCTGCGGTGtcaccaaaaagaaaataaaacgaaagaaaaattaaatgcCGTTGAAGACCCAAAAGACATGCCCTTTGGCTGTGCTGAGTGTTTGCTGACTTTTTCTTCAGTAGACACCCTTCAGCAGCACATCAGTGAGCACCACTCAGAGGACACCACTGTGGATAATCAAGAGGATGATCCACTGCTTGTTGATGACGATCAAAGCCATGATCCTGACTTTATTCCACAACACTCAGTGGCTGAAACAGTTGAGTCTGTCCAAAAACTTACCTCTCCGAGGCCTCAGCGAGTTGGAGTGAGATCTAAAATTTCTGCCATAACAAAACTCATAGCTCCAAAACGAAGAGCAGTCATCTTCAAGAAGCCATTAACTACCCCTGCTCAGACTGAGCAACACCAGACTGAACTTGAGGCATCTGCTGTCACAAATGGAACGTCAACCAAATACAAATGGTTTACTTGCAATCGGTGTAAACGAACGTATGGAAATCCAGATGATCTCAAAGCACATAAATGTTCTTTGAGACAGCACAAGTGTGGACAATGTGGGGCAACCTTTATTAAGACTGGTTTCCTGAAAAGACATGAGCAGACAGTACATGCAGATGCAAAATCTTACAGCTGTGACCGCTGCGATAAAGCCTTCGCTACGTCTGGAAACCTCAAGCAGCATCAGAAGAGCAACACTTGCATGAAGTATCACTGCACGTCTGAGCTTTTCGCATGCTCATACTGTCAGTTCTCCTTCACTATGAAGAGTTACCTTATTAAGCACATCAAAAGGCACCATCCAGTGGAGTATGTATCACACTGCGATTCAGACTGCCCGATGGAGCAGCCGGAGGTGGAGGATGAGGAAAAGAAGTATACATGTCCTCATTGTGGAAAGAGCTGTGCAAGTGCCAAAGTTTTCAAGTCTCACACATGCTTCCAGCAGGTGAAAGTTCTGTACTTGTGTACTGATTGTGGAAAAGGCTTCACAAATCACTATGGTCTCAAACAGCATCAGCGCATCCATACAGGTGAGAAGCCGTACAGCTGCCCTCACTGTACAAAAAGCTTTTCCTACACTGGGCAGCTCAATGTGCATCTCAGGACTCACACAGGGGAGAAACCATACCTGTGCACCCACTGCGGGGAGAGCTTTCGGCAGTCGGGAGACCTGAAGAGACACGAGAGGAAGCACACAGGGGTAAGGCCTTACAGCTGCCCCGAATGTTGTAAAAGCTTCAGTCGCCCGCAGAGTCTCAAAGCTCATCAAATGCTGCACCTGGGACAGAGAATGTTCAAATGCACACAGTGTGGAAAGAGCTTTTCAAGAAACTATCACCTCAGGAGACACCATCAAAAGATGCACTTGTAA